In Chrysemys picta bellii isolate R12L10 chromosome 3, ASM1138683v2, whole genome shotgun sequence, a single genomic region encodes these proteins:
- the LOC135982335 gene encoding uncharacterized protein LOC135982335: MQSSPAVMAVQSVNRKRAPAWTDREVLDLIAVWGDESVLSELRSKRRNAKIYEKISKDMAERGYSRDATQCRVKIKELRQGYQKTKEANGRSGSHPQTSRFYEALHSILGAAATTTPPVTVDSEDGIVSTAGSSDMLGDGEDEEGDEEGEAVGSAHNADFPDSQDLFITLTEIPYEASPAVTPDTESGEGSATPSATVSQPSLASHSQRLARIRRRKKRTREDMFSELMACSQAQAAQQTQWRENLTRMHQANMDREERWRQEDQQATQTLLGLLREQTDTLRRLVDVLQERRQEDRAPLQSISNRPPLPPSPIPTSPKVQRRRGGRVPAKSHSTPAESSSSRRLSFPKI, from the exons atgcagagctctccagcagtgatggccgtgcagtctgtgaatagaaagagagccccagcatggactgatcgggaagtcttggatctcatcgctgtgtggggcgatgagtccgtgctttccgagctgcgatccaaaagacggaatgcaaagatctacgagaagatctctaaagacatggcagagagaggatacagccgggatgcaacgcagtgccgcgtgaaaatcaaggagctgagacaaggctaccagaagaccaaagaggcaaacggacgctccggatcccatccccagacatcccgtttctacgaggcactgcattccatcctcggtgcggccgccaccactaccccaccagtgaccgtggactctgaggatgggatagtgtccacggccggttcctccgacatgttaggggacggggaagatgaggaaggagatgaggagggcgaggcagtcggcagcgctcacaacgctgatttccccgacagccaggatctcttcatcacccttacagagatcccctacgaagcgtccccagccgttaccccggacacagaatctggtgaaggatcagcca ccccatctgcgactgtctcacaacctagcctggcatcacactcccagaggctagcgcggattaggcgtaggaagaagaggacacgggaggacatgttctctgagcttatggcctgttcccaagcccaggcagcacagcagacccagtggcgggagaacttgacccgaatgcaccaagccaacatggatcgggaggagaggtggcggcaggaagaccagcaggcgactcaaacgctgcttggactactgagggagcaaacggacacgctccggcgccttgtggatgttctgcaggaacggaggcaggaggacagagccccgctgcagtccatctctaaccgccctcccctgccaccaagtcccatacccacctcacccaaagtgcaaagaaggagaggcggcagagtccctgctaagtctcactccacccctgcagagagctctagtagcagaaggctctcatttcccaaaatttga